The Rubricoccus marinus nucleotide sequence GACCCAGAACCACACGCTGACAACGCCGAGGATGAGGAACACCAGCCCAGCGAGCCAAGACCACGAAACGCCTTCGGAAGCCTCTGGCGCGGTGCTCCGCTCCTGAACCCGGTCGAACGCGGAAACGGGTTGGGGTGCAATCGGCTCGTCGGGTGTTGGATCGGTGTCCACGGGGGGCGTATCGTCGGCAGGGGGGACGTTCATCCGATCTCGGTGAGGCGGCGAGCGCGCGTGGGCTGGGAATCAAAGACGAGGCGGACGGCGGTGCCTCGGTTGAGCGAGAGAAGCGTAGAGGCGTTGCCGCGGTTGACACCCACCTCTAGAGAGCCGCTGCTCCCGAAAACGGCCACGGGCTCGGTATCGGTCACGTCCCCGTAGGACGCGTTCATGCCGCGGATGATGGTGCTCCCGGCGTAGACGCTCACGTCCCTACCGGCGCGGTGCGCGTCCACCGTCTCGCGAGGGATGTTCGTGATGCAGTTGCCGTAGCGGTCCACGTGCACTACCCACCCCTCGACGCCTTGCTCGTCGGCGCGAGGCAGGGCCCACCGCAGCGTGGCGATTTCCTCCGTCGGCGTGCCCACGTCGCGGAGCGGTACGCCAGAGGCGAGGTGCGAGGCGACAGGCGCAAAGATGTCCCGGCCGTGGAACGTCTCGCTCGCTCGCGTGCTCCGCCAGCGGTTCGGCTGGTCCAGTACAACGGTTCGCACGGGCGGGTCGTCGGTGATCAGCGAGAGCAAACCGTTGTCTGGCCCTACGAAGATGTGCTCGCGGTCGGAGCCAGGCGGGTGGAAGCGCGCCGCCAGAGGCCGCCGGGAGCCTCCCGTGCCGGGATCGACCACGCCGAGGTGGATCGTGCCTTCCGGGAAGTGCCCGATGGCTTGCCGCATCACGAACGCCGCCCCCATCACATCTTGGGGCGGGACCTCGTGCGTCACGTCGACAAACCGGACCTCTGGCGCGACGCTGAGCATCGCGCCTTTGATTGCAGCCACGTAGCCGTCCTGAGTGCCGAAATCCGTCGTAAGGGTGACGATCACGTCATGCGAGGTCAGATGTGCGAAGATACACGTCTCGGAATCGGCCGACCGGGCAGGAGTATCTTGGTTTCAACCATGAGTGAAACCCCAACGACCGCCGCCAACCCCACCGACTCCCGCCACGCGGAGGCGGTGGACGAGTTCGTGCGCCTCTGGGGCGAGATGGCCTCTCAGTGGGGAATCAACCGCACGATGGCCCTCATCCACGCGCTTCTCTTCGCCTCCAGCGATCCGCTGGACACCGACGAGATCATGGAGCGCCTCGGCATCAGCCGCGGCAACGCGAACATGAACCTCCGCGCGCTTCTGGATTGGGAGCTGGTGCGCAAGACGCACAAGTCCGGCAGCCGGAAGGACTACTACGAGGCCGAGCAGGACGTCTGGAAGTTCACCACCAAGATCATCGAGGAGCGCCAGAGGCGCGAAATCGCGCCGGTGCAGCGCGCCCTCGCCGACGTCGCCGCCGACCTCCGGGCCTCTGGCGAGGTCTCCGAAGGGGAGTCCTCGTTTGCTGATCGCATCGACGGCCTCGTGGACGTGATGGAGGTGTTCGACGGGTTTACTCGCGCCCTGCTCCCCCTTCTCCGCGGCCGACGCGCCGACGAAGTCCAGAAGATCATCAAGTTCGCCATGCGCCTCCGTAGCTCGAAAGACTCGTGACATCCTCAGAACTTGGACGAGAAGGCGAACGCATCGCCGCGGACTTCCTCACCGCTAGAGGCCATCGCATCATGGACCAGAACTACCGGTTCGGTCGCGAGGAGATCGACATCGTGAGCTTTGAGCCGACGCCGGCCGACGACGGCGGCGAGATCGTGTTCGTCGAGGTCAAGGCCCGACGCGGGACCGGCTTCGGGCGTCCGGAGGATGCTGTGGGCGAGGCCAAGCAGAAGGCGATTCGCCGCGTGGCCGAGGCGTGGCTGCACGAGCGCAAGCTGTTCCCCTCGCCCGTCCGCTTCGACGTGATCGCGGTGCTCTTCGACAAGGGTGAGCCTACCGTCGAGCACTTCGAGAACGCCTTCGGTTATTTCGGCTGATGGACTGGGGCGACGCGCACCTTCCGGTCTGCTCGGGTTCGACGCCTCTGGCGGGACCGTCTCTCCTCATCCACGGAGGCGCGTGGGCCATTCCCGATGACGAGATTCCGGCGCACCTCGACGGACTGAACCGCGCGCTCGCCAGAGGCCGTCAGTTGTTGGAGCGCGGCGAATCGGCATTGCGTGTGGTGGTGGGTGTCGTGACCGTCTTGGAATCGCACCCCGCGTTCGATGCGGGGGTGGGCGCCGTGCTGGACCGCGACGGACGGCCGCAGCTGGACGCTGGGGTAATGGACGGCAGTTCGCTCGCGTGGGGCGCCGTAGCGGGCGTTCGGACCGTCGCAAACCCGGTTCAGCTCGCTTCCCATCTGGTCCACTCCAGCGGCCAGGCGCGGTTCATGGTGGGCGAAGGCGCCGAGCGGTTCGCGGCTGAGGCCGGGATGCCGCACGTCGAGCCTGAGCGACTCATCGTGGCGCGGGAGCGCGAGCGATTCGAAGCGCTCCGCGCGAGCAATTCCTTCCACACCAGCGATGCGTTTTCGGGCGCTTCGGGCGGTCGTTCGGCCTCTGGCGCGAGTGGTGTGGATTCCGCACCGCGCGGAACGGTCGGCTGTGTTGCGCTCGACGCTAGAGGCCAGTTGGCCGCTGCAACGTCGACGGGCGGAGCGCCCTACACGCGCCCAGGCCGCGTGGGAGACAGCCCCATCGTAGGCTCGGGGTTCTGGGCCGACACCTCGGCTGCGCTGTCGGCCACAGGCTGGGGCGAGGCCATCTCGACGGTCCAACTGTGTGCCCGAACGGCCGACGCCATCGCAAGCGGCGCTGCACCGGCGGAGGCCTCTGGCGCGCGCCTCACTCAGATGCGGGAGCAGATCCGGTGGCCTGGCGCGTCGCCCGCTACAGGCGGACTGATCTCGCTAAGCGCCTCTGGCGTGGGCGGGTGGGCGTTTACGACCCCGCGCATGGCTCGCGGCGGCTGGACGCCCGAAGGCGGTGCGTGGGCATGTGTCGAGCGCGAGTAGCAGGTACCTGAGTCGACGCGACTCTGTCGGACCGTCGCTTACCAGCCCGTTCGGACCGTGGAGTCCGGTGATGCCTCCTGACGGGCCTGGGCGCGAGGCGTCGGGCGCGAGCGAACGCGGGAGCCGTTGGGTAGCGCGTCCCGGACGACCCACGCGGGACGCGTGTCGACCTCGCGCGGAACCGTAACCGGCGTCGGCGCCGGAGGAAGCTGGGGCTCGATGCGGGTTTCTGCCTCGGACGTTTCGAGCCCCCACGCGACGGCACGGCGGGTCGGCATCCGACGAAGATCGTCCGGGCGCGACGCCAAAGGCCCGCTGATTGCGCCCTCCTGGGTTTCGAGGTGCGTGCCGACGAAGTAGAACGCAAGGATGTCCTGGTAGCTCGCGCCCGCCCGGGAGTGGCCTCTGGCGCCGTACTGGCTCATCCCCACACCGTGCCCGAAGCCGCGTCCTGTAAACGTGTAGCGTCCACCCGAGAGCTGGATGTCCAGATGCGTGCTCTTGATCGTTCTCCAGCCCAGCGACGCGTTTACCGCGGCGCGGAACTGCGAGCCCGTAATGGTGCGGCCGGAGGGGCGAAGCTCCACCTGTACGGCCCGGCCGGATGGCGAGCGCTCCACGACGGTGATGCCGGTTGTGCCTCTGGCGTAGCGCGAGAGCGCGCCGTGGACGCGAGAGGCGTCGGCGGTGGCGGTCCAGCGGTGGTCGGGCGCGTCGGCGTCGTACGGGTCGGGGCGCCCGCGGAGATAGGGGACGGGGGCGGTGTTCCACACCGCCTCGTTGTTGGCGGTGTGTCCGCCAGAGGACGAACTGTAGACCGCTTCGACGACTTCGGTACCGTACTTGAGGATCTGGCCTGCCGTCTCCTCGGCCGCGCGGCGCGAGACGTCGGTGACGGATTGGGTCCCGCGGTACACCTGCGAGCGCTGGCTGTCTTCGACGTCGTACCCGGCGTGGTCTCCCTTGTGGCGGATGGCGTAAGTCCGAGCTAAAACGGCCTGGGCCTTGGCGCCCTCAATCTCAGAGAACGGGTACTCCACCGCGACGACGCTCGCGACGTACGGCTCCATCGGGGCCGCGTTGACGATGCGTAACGATTGGCCGGAGGCCGTGACCGTAAAGCCGCCCAGGTACGTCCGGTCGTTGCTGCCGGCTCGAACGCGCGTCTCGCCAGAGGACGCGAGTTCGACCGTTGAGCCCCGCTCGCGGATGTTTTCGGCTGCCACCTTCACGCCAGAGGCGTCGCGCTCCACGTGGACCACATCGCCGGGATAGGCCTGCGCGATCTCGCGCCCGTCTAGCCGTACAGAAAGGGGCGCGTCAACCGCCGTAAAGCGAGCCGAGGAGCCGTTGCGCCCTTCAAAGAGTCGAACGCGGACCTCTTGCGCCGTCGCCACCGAGGCGGTCGAGAAGAGCAGGAGGGCGAGGCAGAGACGCGTCATCGGGGTAGAAGGGAGTCCGTACGGCATCGGCATCGCGCGCGAGGCCCACAGGTGGTGCCCGACATTGTCGCACCCATGTTACATCCCAAATCCCTATAGGGCGAGACGCTCTTTGAGTTCGCGCGACCGGGCCCGGCTGGCGATGACTTCCTGGCCGCCGTCCAGCACCAATTTGTAACGCCCGGAGAACCACGGAATCATCTCCCGGATCCGATCGATCTGCACGATCGCGCTCCGGTGGATGCGCATAAAGTGGCGCCGATCCAGTCGGCTTTCGAGCGCGTCCAACGTGAACGGCACGATGTGGCGGTCGGTGACCGTCTCGCCAGAGGCCCGGACGTAGAGGTTCGTGATCCCGTCGTTGACCTCGGCCGCGAGAATGGACTCGGCCGAGACCACGATAAGGCGATCACGCGCGGGGACGGAAAGCTGGCGGATGGGCTCCGTTGGGGGCAGGGGCGCCGCACCTCTTGCGTCGCCATCGAGCGTGTCGAGAAGGGTCGCGAGCCGTTCGTCGGCGTCGTCCGTCGCGCGCTCGGCGCGGCCGATGGCGCCTTCGAGGCGTTCGGCGCCGATGGGCTTGAGGAGGTAGTCGATCGCGTTGGCCTCGAACGCTCGGATGGCGTACTCGTCGTAGGCGGTCGTGAACACGATGGCCGGGCGGGCCTCTGGCGTGAGGCGGTCGATCACGTCGAACCCGTCCAAGCCCGGCATCCGCACGTCGAGAAACGCGAGGTCGAACGCGCCGGTCTGAAGCGTCTCAAGGGCTGCCACGCCGTCC carries:
- a CDS encoding SAM hydrolase/SAM-dependent halogenase family protein — encoded protein: MIVTLTTDFGTQDGYVAAIKGAMLSVAPEVRFVDVTHEVPPQDVMGAAFVMRQAIGHFPEGTIHLGVVDPGTGGSRRPLAARFHPPGSDREHIFVGPDNGLLSLITDDPPVRTVVLDQPNRWRSTRASETFHGRDIFAPVASHLASGVPLRDVGTPTEEIATLRWALPRADEQGVEGWVVHVDRYGNCITNIPRETVDAHRAGRDVSVYAGSTIIRGMNASYGDVTDTEPVAVFGSSGSLEVGVNRGNASTLLSLNRGTAVRLVFDSQPTRARRLTEIG
- a CDS encoding GbsR/MarR family transcriptional regulator translates to MSETPTTAANPTDSRHAEAVDEFVRLWGEMASQWGINRTMALIHALLFASSDPLDTDEIMERLGISRGNANMNLRALLDWELVRKTHKSGSRKDYYEAEQDVWKFTTKIIEERQRREIAPVQRALADVAADLRASGEVSEGESSFADRIDGLVDVMEVFDGFTRALLPLLRGRRADEVQKIIKFAMRLRSSKDS
- a CDS encoding YraN family protein; its protein translation is MTSSELGREGERIAADFLTARGHRIMDQNYRFGREEIDIVSFEPTPADDGGEIVFVEVKARRGTGFGRPEDAVGEAKQKAIRRVAEAWLHERKLFPSPVRFDVIAVLFDKGEPTVEHFENAFGYFG
- a CDS encoding isoaspartyl peptidase/L-asparaginase family protein, translating into MDWGDAHLPVCSGSTPLAGPSLLIHGGAWAIPDDEIPAHLDGLNRALARGRQLLERGESALRVVVGVVTVLESHPAFDAGVGAVLDRDGRPQLDAGVMDGSSLAWGAVAGVRTVANPVQLASHLVHSSGQARFMVGEGAERFAAEAGMPHVEPERLIVARERERFEALRASNSFHTSDAFSGASGGRSASGASGVDSAPRGTVGCVALDARGQLAAATSTGGAPYTRPGRVGDSPIVGSGFWADTSAALSATGWGEAISTVQLCARTADAIASGAAPAEASGARLTQMREQIRWPGASPATGGLISLSASGVGGWAFTTPRMARGGWTPEGGAWACVERE
- a CDS encoding SpoIID/LytB domain-containing protein; this encodes MTRLCLALLLFSTASVATAQEVRVRLFEGRNGSSARFTAVDAPLSVRLDGREIAQAYPGDVVHVERDASGVKVAAENIRERGSTVELASSGETRVRAGSNDRTYLGGFTVTASGQSLRIVNAAPMEPYVASVVAVEYPFSEIEGAKAQAVLARTYAIRHKGDHAGYDVEDSQRSQVYRGTQSVTDVSRRAAEETAGQILKYGTEVVEAVYSSSSGGHTANNEAVWNTAPVPYLRGRPDPYDADAPDHRWTATADASRVHGALSRYARGTTGITVVERSPSGRAVQVELRPSGRTITGSQFRAAVNASLGWRTIKSTHLDIQLSGGRYTFTGRGFGHGVGMSQYGARGHSRAGASYQDILAFYFVGTHLETQEGAISGPLASRPDDLRRMPTRRAVAWGLETSEAETRIEPQLPPAPTPVTVPREVDTRPAWVVRDALPNGSRVRSRPTPRAQARQEASPDSTVRTGW
- a CDS encoding LytR/AlgR family response regulator transcription factor, which produces MLRVLIADDEAPARSRLRRMLEPLAESGRIGPIEEAEDGVAALETLQTGAFDLAFLDVRMPGLDGFDVIDRLTPEARPAIVFTTAYDEYAIRAFEANAIDYLLKPIGAERLEGAIGRAERATDDADERLATLLDTLDGDARGAAPLPPTEPIRQLSVPARDRLIVVSAESILAAEVNDGITNLYVRASGETVTDRHIVPFTLDALESRLDRRHFMRIHRSAIVQIDRIREMIPWFSGRYKLVLDGGQEVIASRARSRELKERLAL